In Mycolicibacterium nivoides, the DNA window CGCCGCCAACACGTGGCTCTCTGCGCCGATGATTGGGACAGACCGACCGTTGACGATGATCTGTTCGCCCCGAGGGGGGCCATAGCCTGGTATCCCGACCCCCACCACGCGATAGCCATCGACCGGATTTCGGGTCAGCTCGTTGGCAAGCGTCTGCACCGCATCGAGTTCTCCGATGGCCAACACCGCAGTTTGACAGCCGCCGGAAGTGCGCTTGCTCGCCACGCGACCGCGCCAGAGCAATCTACTCAGTACCAGGCACAGAGTCCCCACGGGCAGCGCGACCGCCAGGTAGCCGCGCACGACGTCGACCTTGAGGAGAAGCGTGACAATCGCGATCGCTCCGAACGTCCAGAAGGACGCGGCGACCACGCGCCGATACTCCTCGATACCCGAACCGATGATCCGCGCGGACCGAGTGTGGAGTCCGGCCAGAGTAGCGAGCCACACCAAGATGAACACGACAGAAGAGCCCGGCACGAAGTACTTGAAGTATTCTGCGCTCGAAGCGGTGGTTCCGAATCGGATGTATTGCGCCAGAACCACTGCCATGCAGACGATCAAGGTGTCGGTCAGCCGCAGCTTGGCTGCGTAGCGCCGTTGCCAAATGGTGCGCTCGAATACCTGGCTCGGCATGAGACTGGGTATGGAAACCGAAGGGCTACCGTTGGCTGCCTCGGGTTTCGGCGGGATTGCGGCTGTGTCACCGACCGCGGGACGATGCCCGTTCCCATCGTCGGAACGATCATCGACGGGTCTCGCCTGGATTTCGGTCTGTTGCATCATTCACCCCAACTTCATGGCCGTCATCCGACCGGAACTGCTGTGTCACTTGGGCAGTCGCGAGCTTCTCGCCACCATGTCTGCCCAGAGGCCGGCAGACTGTCGATCGGGTCGTAGAACGGGTAGACGTGGTTCAAGGCGTCTGGGTCCGCTGCATCCAACACGGTGCGGTAGTTCTTGCTCCAGTACGAGATGCCCAGGTTTCGGTCGTATCGGACCGCCTGATGGACCCACCGCTTACCGACGAAAGGCACGTCACAAACGAGTCGCGGTGTCGCAAAGCCGGGCAGATAACCCATGATCGACGACTGCAACTGCTGCGCTTGCCACACTGGGGTCCGCCAATGTTCGGCATTGGGGATCATGTCGCACATGTAGAAGTAGTAGGGCAGGATGTTTGCTTCGCCCTGAAGCGCGAAGCACAGGTCGAGGAGGTCGTCGGCCGAGGCGTTCACCCCACGCATCAGCACTCCCTGGTTGCGCACGTCGCGCAACCCCGCGTCGAGCAGAGCCCGCCCCGCCTCTGCGACAAGCGGAGTCACCGACTGCACATGGTTGATGTGGGTGTGCAGCGCCAGGTTTACCCCCCGGGCAGCGGCAACGTGGGCCACCCGATTGACTCCGTCGACCACCTTCGATTGCAGCCAGTGCTGCGGCAGCCCGGCCAGCGCCTTGGTCGCCAAGCGGATGTCGCGGATGGTGTCGATGTCGAGCAATTGCATGACAAATGATTCGAGCCTCGGCCAGGGGACGTTGGCAACATCCCCGCCGGACACCACGACATCACGGACCGTCGGTGTGGCCCTCAGGTAGTCCAACATCAGGTCCTGCCGGTCAACCGGACGCAGGGCGAGCTTGGCCTTGGTGACCGTTGGCGTGGAATTCCCGATCAGATCCATTCGGGTGCAGTGGCC includes these proteins:
- a CDS encoding KamA family radical SAM protein; translation: MTTLIEPEQAGFTAVADQPYIYVRKELFEPDWRRYPGWAAVTESDWRDPQWQRAHSVKNIGQLRAVVGDLLDERFYSDLAADQQQQATMSMLLPPQMLNTMAPHCAPERRSLTEAFYADPIRRYMLPVLSDREPAWGSHPYAERDSLHESDMWVVEGLTHRYPTKVLAELLSTCPQYCGHCTRMDLIGNSTPTVTKAKLALRPVDRQDLMLDYLRATPTVRDVVVSGGDVANVPWPRLESFVMQLLDIDTIRDIRLATKALAGLPQHWLQSKVVDGVNRVAHVAAARGVNLALHTHINHVQSVTPLVAEAGRALLDAGLRDVRNQGVLMRGVNASADDLLDLCFALQGEANILPYYFYMCDMIPNAEHWRTPVWQAQQLQSSIMGYLPGFATPRLVCDVPFVGKRWVHQAVRYDRNLGISYWSKNYRTVLDAADPDALNHVYPFYDPIDSLPASGQTWWREARDCPSDTAVPVG